A window from Aeromonas rivipollensis encodes these proteins:
- the hldE gene encoding bifunctional D-glycero-beta-D-manno-heptose-7-phosphate kinase/D-glycero-beta-D-manno-heptose 1-phosphate adenylyltransferase HldE, whose amino-acid sequence MKITLPEFEKARVLVVGDVMLDRYWHGPTGRISPEAPVPVVKVEHIEERPGGAANVALNSAALGAQAVLLGLTGQDEAADALAGQMAGVKVACDFVRLTDYPTITKLRVLSRNQQLLRLDFEEAFHDVDASLLMGKVEQALPGADVMILSDYGKGALNDVPGMIARARAAGIPVLVDPKGTDFEKYRGSTLLTPNMSEFEAVVGKVKSEEELVAKGLELVKRFELDALLVTRSENGMTLIREGQPELHLPAQAHEVYDVTGAGDTVISTLATSLAAGMSLDEACALANTAAGIVVGKLGTSTVSPVELANALYTEQETGFGVMSEAQLKVAVQAARLRGEKVVMTNGCFDILHAGHVSYLANAGKLGDRLIVAVNTDESVRRLKGPGRPVNPTERRMTVLAALGAVDWVVPFGEDTPQRLIAEILPDLLVKGGDYKPEEIAGYAEVTANGGEVRVLNFEDGCSTSEIIKTIRERG is encoded by the coding sequence ATGAAAATCACCCTGCCCGAGTTTGAGAAAGCCCGCGTCCTGGTCGTTGGCGATGTCATGTTGGATCGCTATTGGCATGGCCCCACCGGTCGCATCTCCCCCGAGGCGCCGGTGCCCGTGGTCAAGGTCGAGCACATCGAGGAGCGCCCGGGTGGCGCCGCCAACGTGGCCCTGAACTCCGCCGCCCTGGGTGCCCAGGCCGTGTTGCTGGGGCTGACCGGTCAGGATGAGGCCGCCGATGCCCTGGCCGGCCAGATGGCAGGGGTCAAGGTCGCCTGTGATTTCGTTCGTCTGACCGACTACCCGACCATCACCAAGCTGCGGGTGCTGTCCCGCAACCAGCAACTGCTGCGCCTCGATTTCGAAGAGGCCTTCCACGATGTGGACGCCAGCCTGCTGATGGGCAAGGTGGAGCAGGCGCTGCCAGGGGCCGACGTGATGATCCTCTCCGACTACGGCAAGGGCGCCTTGAACGACGTGCCTGGCATGATTGCCCGCGCCCGCGCCGCCGGCATCCCTGTGCTGGTGGATCCCAAGGGGACGGATTTCGAGAAGTATCGCGGCTCCACCCTGCTGACCCCCAACATGTCCGAGTTCGAGGCAGTGGTGGGCAAGGTGAAGAGCGAAGAGGAGCTGGTCGCCAAGGGGCTGGAGCTGGTCAAGCGCTTCGAGCTGGACGCCCTGCTGGTGACCCGTTCCGAGAACGGCATGACCCTGATCCGCGAAGGGCAGCCCGAGCTGCACCTGCCGGCCCAGGCTCACGAAGTCTATGACGTCACCGGTGCTGGCGATACCGTCATCTCCACCCTGGCGACCTCCCTGGCCGCCGGCATGAGTCTGGACGAGGCCTGTGCCCTGGCCAACACCGCAGCCGGCATAGTGGTGGGCAAGCTGGGTACCTCCACGGTGAGCCCGGTGGAGCTGGCCAACGCCCTCTACACCGAGCAGGAGACCGGCTTTGGCGTCATGTCCGAGGCCCAGCTCAAGGTGGCGGTACAGGCCGCCCGCCTGCGCGGCGAGAAGGTGGTGATGACCAACGGCTGTTTCGACATCCTGCATGCGGGCCACGTCTCCTACCTGGCCAATGCGGGCAAGCTGGGGGATCGCCTGATAGTCGCGGTCAACACCGATGAGTCCGTGCGCCGCCTCAAGGGGCCGGGTCGTCCGGTCAACCCCACAGAGCGCCGCATGACGGTACTGGCGGCCCTGGGTGCTGTGGACTGGGTGGTGCCCTTCGGTGAGGACACCCCCCAGCGACTGATCGCCGAGATCCTGCCGGATCTGCTGGTCAAGGGGGGCGACTACAAGCCCGAAGAGATCGCCGGCTATGCCGAAGTGACCGCCAACGGTGGCGAGGTGCGGGTGCTTAACTTCGAGGACGGCTGCTCCACCAGCGAGATCATCAAGACCATACGCGAGCGCGGCTGA
- the lpxL gene encoding LpxL/LpxP family Kdo(2)-lipid IV(A) lauroyl/palmitoleoyl acyltransferase, which produces MAQEHAPRLEPRLFHPRYWGSWFGLCLLWLLVLLPWRSQMWLGRQLGTLARKLLKSRVKIARRNLELAMPELSRDQRETLLKQNFESVGCAIFEVGMAWFWPDWRMRRLMKVEGEEHVIAAIEKGQGMLLLSCHFLTLELNARCFGLVRPGVGVYRPNTNPVLEYAQYHGRCASNKYLVDRMDVKGMIKALRNGDALWYAPDHDYGSHASVFVPYFAVEQAATITGTATLARVKNTVTLPCYNIRTQEGYTLHIGAPLEGYPSGDDLVDAARANREIEAAVRRAPEQYMWLHRRFKTRPNPDDAGYY; this is translated from the coding sequence ATGGCCCAAGAACATGCTCCCCGCCTCGAACCCCGTCTATTCCATCCCCGTTACTGGGGCAGCTGGTTCGGTCTGTGCCTGCTCTGGCTGCTGGTGTTGCTGCCCTGGCGCAGCCAGATGTGGCTGGGTCGCCAGCTCGGCACCCTGGCCCGCAAGCTGTTGAAATCCCGCGTCAAGATTGCCCGCCGCAACCTGGAGCTGGCGATGCCCGAGCTCAGCCGGGATCAGCGGGAAACCCTGCTCAAACAGAACTTCGAGAGCGTGGGCTGCGCCATCTTCGAGGTGGGTATGGCCTGGTTCTGGCCGGACTGGCGGATGCGCCGCCTGATGAAGGTGGAGGGGGAAGAGCATGTCATCGCCGCCATCGAGAAGGGTCAGGGCATGCTGCTGCTCTCCTGCCACTTCCTCACCCTTGAACTCAACGCCCGCTGCTTCGGCCTGGTGCGGCCCGGGGTCGGCGTCTATCGCCCCAACACCAATCCGGTGCTGGAGTACGCCCAGTACCACGGTCGCTGCGCCTCCAACAAGTACCTGGTGGATCGCATGGACGTGAAGGGGATGATCAAGGCGCTGCGCAACGGCGACGCCCTCTGGTACGCACCGGATCACGACTACGGCAGCCACGCCAGCGTCTTCGTGCCCTACTTCGCGGTGGAGCAGGCGGCCACCATCACCGGCACCGCCACCCTGGCCAGGGTCAAGAACACCGTCACCCTGCCCTGCTACAACATCCGTACCCAGGAGGGCTACACCCTGCACATAGGGGCGCCGTTGGAAGGCTACCCGAGCGGTGACGACCTGGTCGATGCCGCCCGCGCCAACCGCGAGATTGAGGCCGCGGTGCGCCGTGCCCCCGAGCAGTACATGTGGCTGCATCGCCGCTTCAAGACCCGTCCCAACCCGGACGACGCCGGTTACTACTGA
- a CDS encoding bifunctional 2',3'-cyclic-nucleotide 2'-phosphodiesterase/3'-nucleotidase — MKLGAIAAIVLLTACSNENDSKAQPGTVSLRLIQTSDIHSNVLGYDYYQNKEDRKFGLSRTALLIRAARAENPNNLLLDNGDLIQGTPLADYIFEQSGAGYLEKQAHPVFKAMNELGYDAGNLGNHEFNYGLDYLGKVLAGAEFPYVNANVFEAGAFKRDAKGQIDWSGNKFTPYLLLERQVTDDKGQSQTVKVGILGLTPPQVLQWDKRHLEGKVVVADMVETANHYVPELRAKGADLVIVVAHTGINANSYEAMMENSAWHLAKVKGVDALMLGHAHKNFPGDFPDLPEVDNKAGTLSGIPTVMPGYWGNHLGIIDLKLEQVDGKWQVKQSQASLRKIDSSEGSAVDQRVVDLVQADHDATNQWLDEPLGKITSPIHSFFALVQDDPSVQLVSDAQRQHAEQLQRDGLLKEPYPILSVAAPFRGGRNGINDFTYVAQGDISLRNVSDLYIYPNTLQVVEVNGATVKEWLEMSAGQFNQIDTGKTEVQWLVNESFPTYNFDVIDGVSYEVDITQPARYSKEGLKVSDGQRISGLTFNGQPIDPAQKFYVVTNNYRASGGGHFPGIDGSNIVHEDPFETREIIAQYLKSQSAANPAGFSPAANNNWHMKVLPANVDVRLYSSPGEEAKALAGADLAYQSTLPMDDAKHPGYATYRLIRQ, encoded by the coding sequence ATGAAGCTGGGGGCAATCGCCGCCATCGTGCTGCTGACCGCCTGCAGCAACGAAAACGACAGCAAGGCGCAGCCGGGGACCGTCTCCCTGCGCCTGATCCAGACCTCCGACATCCACTCCAACGTGCTGGGCTATGACTACTACCAGAACAAGGAGGACCGCAAGTTCGGCCTCTCCCGCACCGCCCTGCTGATCCGCGCCGCCCGCGCCGAAAACCCCAACAACCTGCTGCTCGACAACGGTGACCTGATCCAAGGCACGCCGCTGGCGGACTACATCTTCGAGCAGTCCGGTGCCGGCTACCTCGAGAAGCAGGCCCATCCGGTGTTCAAGGCGATGAACGAGCTGGGTTATGACGCGGGCAACCTCGGCAACCACGAGTTCAACTACGGCCTGGATTACCTCGGCAAGGTGCTGGCGGGGGCCGAGTTCCCCTATGTGAACGCCAACGTGTTCGAGGCGGGCGCTTTCAAGCGCGACGCCAAGGGACAGATCGACTGGAGCGGCAACAAGTTCACCCCTTATCTGCTGCTGGAGCGTCAGGTAACGGATGACAAGGGCCAGTCACAGACCGTCAAGGTCGGCATCCTGGGTCTGACGCCGCCCCAGGTGCTGCAGTGGGACAAACGCCATCTGGAAGGCAAGGTGGTGGTGGCCGACATGGTCGAGACCGCGAACCACTATGTGCCCGAGCTGCGCGCCAAGGGTGCCGATCTGGTGATAGTGGTCGCCCACACCGGCATCAATGCCAACAGCTATGAGGCCATGATGGAGAACTCCGCCTGGCACCTGGCCAAGGTGAAGGGGGTGGATGCCCTGATGCTGGGCCACGCCCACAAGAACTTCCCCGGCGACTTCCCGGACCTGCCCGAGGTGGACAACAAGGCCGGTACCCTGAGCGGTATTCCGACCGTGATGCCAGGCTACTGGGGCAACCACCTCGGCATCATCGACCTCAAGCTGGAGCAGGTGGATGGTAAGTGGCAGGTGAAGCAGAGCCAGGCCAGCCTGCGCAAGATAGACTCCAGCGAGGGCAGCGCCGTGGATCAGCGGGTGGTGGACCTGGTGCAGGCGGATCATGACGCAACCAACCAGTGGCTGGACGAGCCGCTCGGCAAGATCACCTCTCCCATCCACAGCTTCTTCGCCCTGGTGCAGGACGACCCCTCGGTGCAGCTGGTGAGCGATGCCCAGCGTCAGCACGCCGAGCAGCTGCAACGAGACGGCCTGCTCAAGGAGCCTTACCCGATCCTGTCGGTGGCGGCCCCCTTCCGCGGCGGGCGCAACGGCATCAATGACTTCACCTATGTGGCCCAGGGGGACATCTCCCTGCGCAACGTCTCCGATCTCTACATCTATCCGAACACCCTGCAGGTGGTCGAGGTGAACGGGGCTACCGTCAAGGAGTGGCTGGAGATGAGCGCCGGCCAGTTCAACCAGATAGACACCGGCAAGACAGAGGTGCAGTGGCTGGTGAACGAAAGCTTCCCCACCTACAACTTCGACGTGATCGACGGTGTGAGCTATGAGGTGGACATCACCCAGCCGGCCCGTTACAGCAAGGAGGGGCTCAAGGTGAGCGACGGTCAGCGCATCAGCGGCCTCACCTTCAACGGCCAGCCCATCGATCCGGCCCAGAAGTTCTACGTGGTGACCAACAACTATCGCGCCAGCGGCGGCGGTCACTTCCCGGGCATCGACGGCAGCAACATCGTCCATGAAGATCCCTTCGAGACGCGGGAGATCATCGCCCAGTACCTCAAGTCCCAGTCTGCTGCCAACCCAGCGGGCTTCAGCCCGGCGGCCAACAACAACTGGCACATGAAGGTCCTGCCTGCCAACGTGGACGTGCGCCTCTACTCCTCCCCGGGTGAGGAGGCCAAGGCCCTGGCCGGGGCGGATCTGGCCTACCAGTCCACCCTGCCGATGGACGACGCCAAGCATCCCGGCTACGCCACCTACCGCCTGATCCGCCAGTAA
- the lysE gene encoding L-lysine exporter produces the protein MFATTLQGFTLGLAMIIPIGAQNAFVLSRGIHRNHHLLTATLCCLCDLVLIGIGVFGGANLLAASPIGLALLTWGGVLFLGWFGVRSLRSAWRGQGAALADSPQLMGVKSVLAMTLGVTLLNPHVYLDTLMLLGSFGSQFAEDLRPAFAAGAMLASLVWFYGLAFGAAALSPWLARSRVQQVIDMVVGIIMLVLAVKLASGALLAS, from the coding sequence ATGTTCGCCACCACACTGCAAGGCTTTACCCTCGGCCTTGCCATGATCATCCCCATAGGTGCCCAGAATGCCTTCGTGCTGAGCCGGGGCATTCACCGCAACCACCATCTGCTGACGGCGACCCTCTGCTGTCTGTGCGATCTCGTGCTGATCGGCATAGGGGTGTTTGGCGGTGCCAACCTGCTGGCGGCCAGCCCCATCGGACTGGCGCTGCTGACCTGGGGCGGCGTGCTGTTTCTCGGCTGGTTCGGGGTGCGTTCCCTGCGCAGTGCCTGGCGCGGACAGGGGGCGGCCCTGGCGGACTCTCCCCAGCTGATGGGGGTCAAGAGCGTGCTGGCCATGACCCTGGGGGTGACCCTGCTCAACCCCCATGTCTACCTGGATACCCTGATGCTGCTCGGCTCCTTCGGCAGCCAGTTTGCCGAGGATCTGAGACCCGCCTTCGCCGCAGGGGCCATGCTGGCCTCCCTGGTGTGGTTCTACGGGCTGGCGTTCGGGGCGGCGGCGCTTTCTCCCTGGCTTGCCCGGAGCAGGGTGCAGCAAGTCATTGATATGGTTGTCGGTATCATAATGCTGGTGCTGGCGGTCAAGCTGGCCAGCGGGGCTCTGCTGGCTTCATAA
- a CDS encoding LuxR family transcriptional regulator, whose translation MTRDQLLEYLEHFTLVTDGNRLAELIGRFTLGMGYDYYRFALILPMSMQRPKVVLFNQCPDSWVQAYTVNNMLACDPIIQLARTQTLPIYWNRLDEKARFLQEGSMDVMGLAAEFGLRNGISFPLHGATGENGILSFITRERASSDLLLESSPILSWMSNYIFEAAIRIVRQSMREDDPQEALTDRETECLFWASEGKTSGEIACILGITERTVNYHLNQVTRKTGSMNRYQAIAKGVSSGILLPNLEQVVVTNFPRLLQ comes from the coding sequence ATGACACGCGACCAACTGCTTGAGTATCTGGAACATTTCACGCTGGTAACGGATGGAAACCGGCTGGCCGAGCTGATCGGCCGCTTCACCCTGGGAATGGGCTACGACTACTATCGATTTGCGCTCATCCTGCCCATGTCGATGCAAAGGCCCAAGGTGGTGTTGTTCAACCAGTGCCCTGACTCCTGGGTGCAGGCCTACACGGTAAACAACATGCTGGCCTGCGATCCCATCATCCAGCTCGCCCGCACACAGACCCTGCCCATCTACTGGAACCGGCTGGACGAGAAGGCGCGCTTCCTGCAAGAGGGGAGCATGGACGTGATGGGGCTGGCGGCGGAGTTCGGGTTGCGCAACGGCATCTCGTTTCCGCTGCACGGGGCGACGGGGGAGAACGGCATACTGTCGTTCATCACCCGGGAGCGAGCGTCCAGCGACCTGCTGCTGGAGTCCTCGCCCATCCTCTCCTGGATGTCCAACTACATCTTCGAGGCGGCGATCCGGATAGTGCGCCAAAGCATGAGGGAGGATGATCCCCAGGAGGCCCTGACGGATAGGGAGACCGAGTGCCTGTTCTGGGCCAGCGAAGGGAAGACATCGGGGGAGATCGCCTGCATCCTCGGGATCACCGAGCGCACCGTGAACTACCACCTCAACCAGGTCACTCGCAAGACGGGGTCGATGAATCGCTACCAGGCTATCGCCAAGGGGGTCAGCAGCGGTATATTGCTGCCGAATCTGGAGCAGGTGGTGGTCACCAACTTCCCCAGACTGTTGCAGTGA
- a CDS encoding acyl-homoserine-lactone synthase has product MLVFKGKLKEHPRWEVENELYRFRKRVFSDRLGWDVESHRGLERDSFDKPDTHWVLIEDEEGLCGCIRLLSCAQDYMLPSIFPGALAGERPPRGADVWELTRLAIDAGRAPALDNGISELTCVIFREVHAFAREQGIRELVAVVSLPVERIFRRLGLPIERLGHRQAVDLGAVRGVGIRFHLDERFERAVNRPLRGEYALAGELLGMS; this is encoded by the coding sequence ATGCTTGTTTTCAAAGGAAAATTGAAAGAACACCCCAGATGGGAGGTCGAAAACGAGCTTTATCGCTTTCGCAAGCGAGTCTTCTCCGATCGGCTCGGCTGGGACGTGGAATCCCACCGGGGTCTGGAGCGGGACAGCTTCGACAAGCCCGATACCCACTGGGTGCTGATCGAAGATGAAGAGGGTCTGTGCGGCTGCATCAGACTGCTCAGCTGTGCCCAGGACTACATGCTGCCCAGCATCTTTCCCGGCGCCCTCGCCGGCGAGCGGCCCCCGCGCGGCGCCGATGTCTGGGAGCTGACCCGGCTCGCCATCGATGCCGGCCGCGCCCCCGCGCTCGACAACGGCATCAGCGAGCTGACCTGCGTCATCTTCCGCGAGGTCCATGCCTTCGCCAGGGAACAGGGAATCCGGGAGCTGGTCGCCGTGGTCAGCCTGCCGGTGGAACGCATCTTCCGCCGCCTCGGCCTGCCCATAGAGCGGCTCGGCCACCGTCAGGCGGTGGATCTGGGGGCCGTGCGCGGGGTCGGGATCCGCTTCCATCTGGACGAGCGTTTCGAGCGCGCCGTCAACCGTCCACTGCGGGGAGAGTACGCCCTAGCCGGGGAGCTGCTCGGGATGAGCTGA
- a CDS encoding LysR family transcriptional regulator ArgP, with amino-acid sequence MKTLDYKLLLALDAVMQEQNFERAAQRLHITQSAISQRIKQLEQQFAEPLIIRSQPLQATALGQKLLAHYRQVHQLELELAGELSPAEPQAPIRVSIAVNADSLATWFLPALAPLLEQHPIELNLLVDDESRTLDKVREGQAFGAVSLQPQALAGCCVDELGEMRYLLTASPAFVARHFPQGLTPAALAKAPAVAFDQRDDMHVSFMARHFALAPGGYPCHTVRSSEAFVAMAEQGLACCLIPELQIRQQLAQGLLLDLSPDLHLVERLYWHRWVLERGLHKQISQRLIEQGRRALQPR; translated from the coding sequence ATGAAGACGCTGGACTACAAGCTGCTGCTGGCACTGGATGCCGTGATGCAGGAGCAGAACTTCGAGCGCGCCGCCCAGCGTCTGCACATCACCCAGTCCGCCATCTCCCAGCGCATCAAGCAGCTGGAGCAGCAGTTTGCCGAGCCGCTGATCATCCGCAGCCAGCCCCTGCAGGCCACGGCCCTCGGGCAGAAGCTGCTGGCCCACTACCGTCAGGTACACCAGCTGGAGCTGGAGCTGGCGGGCGAACTCTCCCCAGCCGAACCCCAGGCGCCGATCCGGGTCAGCATCGCCGTCAACGCCGACAGCCTGGCCACCTGGTTCCTGCCCGCCCTGGCCCCCCTGCTGGAACAGCACCCCATAGAGCTGAACCTGCTGGTGGATGACGAGAGCCGCACCCTCGACAAGGTGCGCGAGGGCCAAGCGTTCGGCGCCGTCAGCCTGCAGCCGCAGGCCCTGGCCGGTTGCTGCGTCGACGAGCTCGGCGAGATGCGCTACCTGCTGACCGCCAGCCCCGCCTTCGTCGCCCGCCACTTCCCCCAGGGGCTCACCCCGGCGGCGCTGGCCAAGGCACCGGCGGTCGCCTTCGATCAGCGCGACGACATGCACGTCAGCTTCATGGCCCGCCACTTCGCCCTGGCCCCCGGCGGTTACCCCTGCCACACGGTACGCTCGTCGGAGGCCTTCGTCGCCATGGCCGAGCAGGGGCTGGCCTGCTGTCTCATTCCCGAGTTGCAGATCCGCCAGCAGCTCGCACAGGGGCTGCTGCTCGATCTCAGCCCGGATCTCCACCTGGTCGAGCGCCTCTACTGGCACCGCTGGGTGCTGGAGCGGGGGCTGCACAAGCAGATATCCCAGCGCCTGATCGAGCAGGGCCGCCGGGCACTGCAACCCCGCTGA